A window of the Longimicrobiaceae bacterium genome harbors these coding sequences:
- a CDS encoding nitrous oxide reductase family maturation protein NosD: MLALLLLTSVLPGALGPAPRTLHVGPGAEFSSVREAIASAAPGDTIRLLSGVHSGPVLIDLPVVLLGESGAVLDGGAQGSVVQVEADSVQVRGLELRNSGRSLEGDDAAVKLIRCSGCEVIGNRIHDALHGVYLLESSRVRVRDNRIEGLATLPEARRGNGIHLFNSRATVIEGNVIRRTRDGIYFSFSSGSLIRENDVAEVRYGLHYMYSDDNRFERNRFSHNAAGAAIMFSNRILFRENTFARHVGYRAYGILLQTSYGVVAERNRIEQNLVGVFLDMAENNRFADNVIADNGIGIDLIASAENNTFVGNVIARNRTAVRKPNGDARNVWAEDGRGNYWGDRSIYDLDGDGVGDRPHLVGDPFAVLAANRPVLEIFAGTPAALALSWAERAFPVFDLPRVEDPAPLVEVPDPLRTGREQAGPEDVGHERQGHDDPARPAGSVIAIAVLILVVGGGGRRIHQVRGP; encoded by the coding sequence ATGCTGGCGCTGCTGCTGCTCACTTCGGTCCTTCCGGGCGCGCTCGGCCCGGCACCCCGCACGCTCCACGTGGGGCCTGGAGCGGAGTTCAGCAGTGTGCGTGAGGCAATTGCTTCGGCAGCACCCGGAGACACCATTCGCCTGTTGAGCGGGGTGCACTCCGGTCCCGTGCTCATCGACCTGCCGGTCGTGCTGCTCGGTGAATCGGGGGCGGTGCTCGACGGAGGGGCGCAGGGCAGCGTCGTGCAGGTGGAGGCGGATTCGGTACAGGTCCGCGGGCTGGAGCTGCGCAATTCCGGCCGGTCGCTGGAGGGGGACGACGCGGCGGTCAAGCTGATTCGCTGCAGCGGCTGTGAGGTGATCGGGAACCGGATCCACGACGCCCTACACGGCGTCTACCTGCTCGAGTCCAGCCGCGTCCGGGTGCGTGACAACCGCATCGAAGGGCTCGCCACCCTGCCCGAGGCCCGGCGGGGGAACGGAATCCACCTCTTCAACTCGCGGGCTACGGTGATCGAGGGTAACGTCATCCGCCGGACTCGCGACGGCATCTACTTCTCCTTCTCGAGCGGCAGCCTCATCCGGGAAAACGACGTGGCCGAAGTGCGCTACGGGCTGCACTACATGTACTCCGACGACAACCGCTTCGAGCGGAACCGGTTCAGCCACAACGCCGCCGGCGCCGCGATCATGTTCTCCAATCGCATCCTCTTCCGGGAGAACACCTTCGCTCGCCACGTCGGCTACCGCGCCTACGGCATCCTCCTGCAGACGTCCTACGGGGTGGTCGCTGAGCGCAACCGCATCGAGCAGAATCTCGTCGGCGTATTCCTGGACATGGCGGAGAACAACCGCTTTGCGGACAACGTGATTGCCGACAACGGAATCGGGATCGACCTGATCGCCAGCGCCGAGAACAACACCTTCGTTGGCAACGTCATCGCGCGGAACCGGACCGCGGTGCGAAAGCCCAACGGCGATGCGCGGAACGTCTGGGCCGAAGACGGGCGTGGGAATTACTGGGGCGACCGCTCCATCTACGACCTAGATGGCGACGGCGTCGGCGACCGGCCGCACCTGGTCGGCGATCCGTTCGCGGTGCTGGCGGCCAATCGGCCCGTGCTGGAAATCTTCGCCGGCACTCCAGCGGCGCTGGCACTCTCCTGGGCGGAGCGCGCCTTCCCCGTCTTCGACCTGCCGCGCGTGGAGGATCCCGCCCCTCTGGTGGAGGTGCCGGACCCGCTGCGGACAGGTCGCGAGCAGGCGGGCCCCGAAGACGTGGGCCACGAACGCCAAGGGCACGATGATCCTGCTCGCCCCGCCGGGTCGGTGATCGCGATCGCGGTGTTGATCCTGGTGGTGGGCGGGGGCGGCAGGCGCATCCATCAGGTGAGGGGACCATGA
- a CDS encoding YceI family protein, translating into MNKHLRQVGLAVGLLGIVAISTAALKPDFGFTPESRVWVEGTSSVRSYTCQAAEVKGTVESTVPAFDVTRLEGAVARAEVVIDAAALDCGNGTMNGHMRKALKVSEHGTISFRLSDYRAIPAGAETQLKLNGTLEIAGTAQPITVDAMAAAAGGGAIRVKGTHTIKMTDYGVRPPSLMLGTMKVHDPVKLNFDVVLKP; encoded by the coding sequence ATGAACAAACATCTAAGACAAGTCGGACTCGCCGTGGGGCTGCTGGGAATCGTTGCCATCTCCACCGCTGCCCTCAAGCCCGACTTCGGCTTCACTCCCGAGAGCCGCGTCTGGGTGGAGGGCACCTCCTCCGTGCGCAGCTACACCTGCCAGGCGGCGGAAGTCAAAGGCACCGTTGAGAGCACGGTTCCCGCCTTCGACGTGACCCGCCTCGAGGGCGCCGTCGCCAGGGCGGAGGTGGTGATCGACGCCGCGGCTCTGGACTGCGGCAATGGGACGATGAACGGCCATATGCGGAAGGCTCTCAAGGTATCGGAGCACGGGACCATCAGCTTCCGCCTCTCCGATTACCGGGCCATCCCGGCGGGTGCCGAGACGCAGCTGAAGCTGAACGGAACGCTCGAGATTGCGGGGACTGCTCAGCCGATCACGGTGGACGCGATGGCGGCCGCCGCGGGGGGCGGGGCGATCCGGGTGAAGGGGACGCACACGATCAAGATGACGGACTACGGCGTCCGCCCGCCCTCGCTGATGCTGGGCACGATGAAGGTTCATGACCCCGTGAAGCTGAACTTCGACGTGGTGCTGAAGCCGTAG
- a CDS encoding response regulator, translating to MSSTTFSRPVEILLVEDNPGDVRLTREALREGKVRNNLHVASDGVEALKFLRREEPYAEAVRPDLILLDLNLPRKDGREVLEEVKADPALRHIPVVVLTSSQAEQDILRAYDLHANCYVTKPVDLDQFIHVVRSIEDFWFTIVKLPPE from the coding sequence ATGAGCTCTACCACCTTCTCACGCCCGGTGGAGATCCTGCTGGTCGAAGACAATCCTGGCGACGTCCGCCTGACTCGGGAGGCGCTCCGCGAGGGAAAGGTGCGCAACAACCTGCACGTGGCCTCGGATGGAGTGGAGGCGCTGAAGTTCCTGCGGCGAGAGGAGCCATATGCGGAGGCGGTCCGACCCGACCTCATCCTGCTCGACCTCAACCTGCCTCGGAAGGACGGCCGCGAGGTGCTGGAGGAGGTGAAGGCCGACCCCGCGCTGCGCCACATTCCCGTCGTGGTGCTCACCAGCTCCCAGGCCGAGCAGGACATCCTCCGGGCGTATGACCTGCACGCCAACTGCTACGTGACGAAGCCGGTCGACCTGGACCAGTTCATCCATGTCGTGCGCTCGATCGAAGATTTCTGGTTCACCATCGTGAAGCTTCCCCCCGAGTAG
- a CDS encoding ATP-binding protein: MTDSASSRPARKLPMRPEVAALPADLQHLLHVVAMAANEARATRDAVQSALDAVCIFTGWPLGHAFLREREGDAYRSAGVWHVEPPDVFASFRRACAGVELHLGEGLIGRVGESSTPIVVDDVEAEPAYARQRIPELRGYGAAFIPLISGHEPVGVLEFYYPHAEAPDAELLRVLEMIGTQVGRVVERERAEQALRISEAMYAGIISISSDAVVSIDEEQRIITYNRGAEAIFGWSAEEALGKPLDILIPEQYREIHRAHVEAFGAGPVVARRMGERGQIVGLRKSGEVFQADASISKLEVGGRRIYTAVLRDVTERVRAEQELARSNAELEQFAYVASHDLQEPLRMVASYTQLLERRYGDQLDEDAREFIGFAVDGVTRMQMLINDLLTFSRVGTRGSIPEVVDTNAVVDRVLVNLRPAIEETGATVTRDELPEILADPGQMSQLFQNLIANALKFHRRDEAPRVHVSARPGNREWIFSVADNGIGISPEYADRIFVLFQRLHSRADYPGTGIGLAICKKVVERHGGRIWFESEPGVGTTFYFTIPVRS, from the coding sequence ATGACCGATTCAGCTTCGAGCCGGCCCGCGCGGAAGCTGCCGATGCGTCCCGAGGTGGCAGCGCTCCCCGCGGACCTGCAGCACCTCCTTCACGTCGTGGCGATGGCCGCCAACGAGGCGCGCGCGACCCGCGACGCCGTGCAGAGTGCGCTCGACGCCGTATGCATCTTCACGGGTTGGCCGTTGGGCCACGCCTTTCTGCGGGAGCGTGAAGGCGATGCCTACCGATCCGCCGGGGTATGGCACGTCGAGCCGCCGGATGTCTTTGCCAGCTTCCGCCGAGCGTGCGCGGGGGTGGAGCTGCACCTGGGTGAAGGCCTGATCGGTCGGGTGGGTGAGAGCTCGACTCCGATCGTCGTGGACGACGTGGAGGCTGAGCCGGCCTACGCTCGGCAAAGGATCCCGGAGCTCAGAGGGTACGGCGCCGCCTTCATCCCGCTGATCTCCGGCCACGAGCCGGTGGGAGTGCTGGAGTTCTATTACCCCCACGCCGAGGCACCGGATGCCGAGCTGCTGCGGGTTCTGGAGATGATCGGCACCCAGGTGGGGCGGGTGGTGGAGCGCGAGAGGGCCGAACAGGCGCTGCGGATCTCGGAGGCGATGTATGCGGGGATCATCAGCATCTCCTCGGACGCGGTGGTCTCGATCGACGAGGAACAGCGGATCATCACCTACAATCGCGGCGCCGAGGCCATCTTCGGGTGGTCGGCGGAGGAGGCCCTGGGTAAGCCGCTGGACATCCTCATCCCCGAGCAGTATCGGGAGATCCACCGGGCGCACGTGGAGGCGTTCGGTGCCGGGCCGGTCGTGGCGCGGCGCATGGGGGAGCGCGGGCAGATCGTCGGCCTCCGCAAGAGTGGCGAGGTCTTTCAGGCGGATGCGTCCATCTCCAAGCTGGAGGTGGGGGGTCGACGCATCTACACGGCGGTGTTGCGCGACGTCACCGAACGCGTGCGCGCCGAGCAGGAGCTGGCCCGCTCCAACGCCGAGCTGGAGCAGTTCGCCTATGTCGCCTCGCACGATCTGCAGGAGCCGCTACGGATGGTCGCGAGCTACACCCAGCTGCTGGAGCGCCGCTACGGTGACCAGCTGGATGAGGACGCCAGGGAGTTCATCGGGTTCGCCGTGGACGGCGTGACCCGCATGCAGATGCTCATCAACGACCTCCTCACCTTCTCCCGGGTCGGCACACGAGGCAGCATTCCCGAGGTGGTGGATACGAACGCAGTCGTGGACCGCGTCCTGGTCAACCTGAGACCCGCGATCGAGGAGACGGGCGCCACGGTCACGCGGGATGAGCTCCCCGAGATCCTTGCCGATCCCGGCCAGATGAGCCAGCTCTTCCAGAACCTGATCGCCAACGCTCTGAAGTTCCACCGACGGGATGAAGCCCCGCGGGTGCACGTCTCTGCTCGCCCCGGCAACAGAGAGTGGATCTTCTCCGTAGCGGACAATGGCATCGGAATTTCTCCGGAGTACGCCGATCGGATCTTCGTGCTCTTCCAACGACTTCACAGCCGGGCGGATTACCCCGGAACCGGAATCGGCCTGGCGATATGCAAGAAAGTGGTGGAGCGCCACGGCGGCCGGATCTGGTTCGAGTCCGAGCCCGGAGTCGGCACCACCTTCTATTTCACCATTCCCGTTCGATCGTGA
- a CDS encoding DUF3108 domain-containing protein, producing MNSFSIRRFAAVAASLPGLLLFAADALAAQEMAARAPFAPGEVLTYRAVSGRFGPFGTGAMRVSGPVEVRGEPALELAFDFRGRVGVFRLEDRTRSWIGVDHLRSLRYAKAERSPLGSHREEVEIYPDEGRWTDAEGKSGETDCEHPLDELSFLYYVRSLPLPNGAEYTLVHHFDPGRNPVSLKVLGRERTRVPAGEFETVVVEMRVRDERVSAMRLFLTDDASRIPVRIESSAPWIGSTRLLLIGVDGADPRTE from the coding sequence ATGAACAGCTTCTCGATCCGGCGCTTCGCCGCTGTCGCTGCCAGCTTGCCGGGACTCCTCCTCTTCGCGGCCGATGCGCTGGCCGCTCAGGAAATGGCCGCCCGAGCCCCCTTCGCTCCTGGGGAGGTCCTCACCTACCGCGCGGTCAGCGGGCGATTCGGCCCGTTCGGCACCGGTGCGATGCGGGTGAGCGGTCCGGTAGAGGTCCGCGGAGAACCCGCGCTGGAGCTCGCCTTCGATTTCCGCGGCCGGGTGGGGGTCTTCCGCCTGGAGGACCGCACGCGCTCGTGGATCGGCGTCGATCACCTGCGCTCTCTCCGCTATGCCAAAGCGGAACGGTCGCCCCTGGGTTCACATCGGGAAGAGGTGGAAATCTATCCCGATGAGGGACGCTGGACGGACGCCGAGGGCAAGTCGGGGGAGACGGACTGCGAACATCCCTTGGACGAGCTCTCCTTCCTCTACTACGTCCGCTCGCTCCCGCTTCCAAACGGCGCGGAGTACACGCTGGTCCATCACTTCGATCCCGGGCGAAACCCGGTCTCGCTGAAGGTCCTCGGGAGAGAGCGCACGCGCGTCCCCGCGGGGGAATTCGAGACCGTCGTGGTCGAGATGCGGGTCCGCGACGAGCGCGTGTCGGCGATGCGCCTCTTCCTGACCGATGATGCCTCCAGGATCCCGGTGAGGATCGAGTCCTCGGCCCCCTGGATCGGCTCCACGCGCCTGCTGCTCATCGGCGTGGACGGAGCAGATCCTCGGACGGAGTGA
- a CDS encoding response regulator transcription factor, giving the protein MIRILLVDDHAILRSGLSALLELEEDMEVVGEVGTGEEAIERVKALRPDVVVMDLDMPGMGGLEATKQIHELNLGSRVLVLTSHAEADYLLPVLEAGGSGYVQKTKADEDLIAAIRVVARDEVFLYPSATKLLLKGYRMAEEKGEANPLEELSEREREVLALTAEGFSSSEVGKKLFLSPKTVDTYRARLMHKLGLTHRSELVKLALKTGMLKAE; this is encoded by the coding sequence ATGATCCGCATTCTGCTGGTGGATGACCACGCAATCCTGCGTTCGGGGCTGTCGGCGCTGCTGGAGCTCGAGGAGGACATGGAAGTGGTGGGAGAGGTGGGGACCGGGGAGGAGGCCATCGAGCGGGTGAAGGCCCTCCGGCCCGACGTGGTGGTGATGGACCTCGACATGCCCGGGATGGGCGGCCTCGAGGCCACGAAGCAGATCCACGAACTGAACCTCGGCAGCCGCGTGCTCGTCCTGACCTCGCACGCCGAGGCGGACTATTTACTGCCAGTGCTCGAGGCGGGGGGCAGCGGGTACGTACAGAAGACGAAAGCCGACGAGGATCTCATTGCCGCGATCCGTGTGGTTGCGCGCGACGAGGTCTTCCTCTACCCGAGCGCCACCAAGCTCCTGCTCAAAGGCTACCGCATGGCCGAAGAGAAAGGCGAGGCCAACCCGCTGGAGGAGCTCAGCGAACGCGAACGCGAGGTGCTCGCCCTCACCGCCGAAGGGTTCAGCTCGAGCGAGGTCGGCAAGAAGCTCTTCCTCTCCCCCAAGACCGTCGACACCTACCGCGCTCGCCTGATGCACAAGCTCGGGCTCACCCACCGCTCAGAGCTGGTGAAATTGGCACTCAAGACGGGAATGTTGAAGGCGGAATGA
- a CDS encoding pyridoxamine 5'-phosphate oxidase family protein yields the protein MKSTAIPRFRELTRAEIDALLARNHVGRMAFVRGNDIDIEPIHYVYANGWLYGRTSPGRKVDFTAREWWPIAFEVDEIYDLFHWRSAVVHGGFYTLDPEGAAWEREEAQKAVELLRTLIPETFTDKDPVPFRNILFRIAVQEVSGRAAEPSE from the coding sequence ATGAAGAGCACCGCAATCCCACGCTTCAGAGAACTCACCCGCGCCGAGATCGATGCATTGCTGGCGCGCAACCACGTGGGCCGCATGGCCTTCGTGCGCGGCAACGATATCGACATCGAGCCGATCCACTACGTCTACGCCAATGGCTGGCTCTACGGCCGCACCTCCCCCGGGCGCAAGGTGGACTTCACCGCCCGTGAGTGGTGGCCGATCGCCTTCGAGGTGGACGAGATCTACGACCTCTTCCACTGGCGCAGTGCGGTCGTTCACGGAGGCTTCTATACCCTCGATCCCGAGGGGGCCGCCTGGGAGAGGGAGGAAGCCCAGAAGGCGGTCGAGCTGCTGCGCACGCTGATCCCCGAGACCTTCACCGACAAGGACCCGGTCCCGTTCCGGAACATCCTTTTCCGCATCGCCGTGCAGGAAGTCAGCGGCAGAGCCGCCGAACCCTCGGAATGA
- a CDS encoding Rrf2 family transcriptional regulator yields MLSQTSEHAIRALLYLAGRPASGAVSADEIATAIGAPRNYLAKTLNALAHRGLLSAVRGRGGGFMLEVDPSSLPIARIMELFEPAPERPLCLLGGRRCDARRPCDAHARWTAMWRESMAPLETTTLGDLLSDAPAMSDGLSGRACYAQSTS; encoded by the coding sequence ATGCTTTCGCAGACGTCCGAACACGCCATCCGTGCGCTGCTGTACCTCGCCGGCCGGCCCGCCAGCGGAGCGGTGTCCGCAGACGAGATCGCCACCGCCATCGGGGCGCCGAGGAACTACCTGGCGAAGACCCTGAACGCCCTGGCGCACCGCGGTCTCCTCTCGGCGGTGCGCGGACGTGGGGGAGGTTTCATGCTGGAGGTCGATCCCTCCTCCCTCCCGATCGCGCGGATCATGGAGCTCTTCGAGCCCGCGCCCGAGCGACCCCTCTGCTTGCTGGGCGGACGGCGATGCGACGCGCGCCGCCCCTGCGACGCCCACGCGCGCTGGACTGCCATGTGGCGCGAGTCGATGGCGCCCCTGGAGACGACCACCCTCGGCGACCTGCTCAGCGATGCGCCGGCTATGTCGGACGGGCTGTCCGGACGCGCTTGCTACGCTCAATCCACCTCGTGA
- the nosZ gene encoding Sec-dependent nitrous-oxide reductase, protein MDTPANRWLLGVAAVIGLSACGERTPAVPGSEALSTADVQAAALATYVKPGDLDEYYLFYSGGHSGQVYVAGVPSMRHIATIPVFSPYPGTGYGYDEKTRAMLGEFTWGDVHHPAASKTNGDYDGRWLFVNDNANNRVARIDLRDLKTKQILGPIPNTMGNHGSSMVTENTEYVLVATRFSVPVPNRYVPLEEYAEKYKGAVTGIRVDPETGEMSLGWQILTPPFNWDLGATGKGPSEDWAFWTSYNAERATGKLEVTSAQRDRDYVAVVNWKAAAAAAEAGRGIEVNGVRMIDPAQEEGVMFLLPCAKSPHGVDVTPDGKYIICSGKLSPTATVYSFEKILRAIEEQDFAHDTEDGIHVLEYDEVVELEVPVGLGPLHTQFDGKGYAYTSLFVESAVAKWKLPPYEEGVDPQSLVVQKIPVHFNIGHLVTSHGDTRNPRGDYLVAMNKLSKGRHLNVGPSIPESSQLIGLEGGKMTMLYEAFTEPEPHFAQLIHRDVLNPIEFYPMEENEHPHAIWQPADASVTRTGTRVEGKIYAIRTYYEPYRIQVQEGDTVVLHITNAEQQRDEIHGFAVVGHNRNVIVDPGETKTVRFIADKPGVYPYYCTNFCSALHQEMQGYIEVVPRGQPLAMYRNGQGEMIWERRDPALAMGSHAGH, encoded by the coding sequence ATGGACACACCCGCGAACCGCTGGCTCCTTGGCGTCGCGGCCGTCATCGGCCTCTCGGCCTGCGGTGAACGCACCCCCGCGGTGCCCGGCTCGGAGGCACTCTCGACCGCGGACGTGCAGGCGGCCGCCCTCGCCACCTACGTCAAGCCGGGCGATCTGGACGAGTACTACCTCTTCTATTCCGGTGGCCATTCGGGACAGGTCTACGTGGCGGGCGTCCCCTCGATGCGCCACATCGCCACCATTCCGGTCTTCTCGCCCTATCCGGGCACGGGCTACGGCTACGACGAGAAGACCAGAGCGATGCTCGGCGAGTTCACCTGGGGAGATGTCCACCACCCCGCGGCCTCGAAGACCAACGGCGACTACGACGGGCGCTGGCTGTTCGTCAACGACAACGCCAACAACCGCGTCGCCCGGATCGATCTGCGCGACCTGAAGACGAAGCAGATCCTGGGACCGATCCCCAACACCATGGGGAACCACGGCTCCTCCATGGTCACCGAGAACACCGAATACGTGCTGGTGGCCACCCGCTTCTCGGTGCCTGTTCCGAACCGCTACGTGCCGCTGGAAGAGTACGCCGAGAAGTACAAGGGGGCGGTGACCGGAATTCGTGTCGATCCGGAGACGGGCGAGATGTCGCTCGGCTGGCAGATCCTTACCCCTCCCTTCAACTGGGACCTGGGCGCGACCGGGAAGGGGCCCTCGGAGGACTGGGCCTTCTGGACTTCGTACAACGCTGAGCGGGCCACCGGAAAGCTCGAGGTCACCAGCGCGCAGCGGGACCGCGACTACGTGGCGGTGGTGAACTGGAAGGCCGCGGCCGCGGCAGCCGAGGCGGGTCGGGGGATCGAGGTCAACGGCGTGCGCATGATCGATCCCGCCCAGGAGGAGGGGGTGATGTTTCTGCTCCCCTGCGCCAAGAGCCCGCACGGCGTGGATGTGACCCCGGACGGGAAATACATCATCTGCTCGGGTAAGCTGTCACCCACCGCCACGGTCTACTCCTTCGAGAAGATCCTGCGGGCCATTGAGGAGCAGGACTTCGCCCACGACACCGAGGACGGCATCCACGTGCTCGAGTACGACGAGGTGGTGGAGCTGGAGGTGCCCGTCGGCCTCGGCCCGCTGCACACCCAGTTCGACGGGAAGGGCTACGCCTATACCTCGCTCTTCGTGGAGAGCGCGGTGGCGAAGTGGAAGCTCCCGCCCTACGAGGAGGGGGTCGACCCGCAGTCGCTGGTGGTGCAGAAGATCCCCGTGCACTTCAACATCGGGCACCTGGTGACGAGCCATGGGGACACCCGCAACCCGCGTGGGGACTACCTGGTCGCCATGAACAAGCTGTCCAAGGGTCGGCACCTCAACGTGGGACCGTCGATCCCGGAGAGCTCGCAGCTGATCGGGCTCGAGGGCGGCAAGATGACGATGCTGTACGAGGCGTTCACCGAGCCCGAACCGCACTTCGCCCAGCTCATCCATCGCGATGTGCTCAACCCCATCGAGTTCTACCCGATGGAGGAGAACGAGCATCCGCACGCGATCTGGCAGCCTGCGGACGCGAGCGTCACGCGGACCGGGACTCGGGTGGAAGGGAAGATCTACGCGATTCGCACCTACTACGAGCCCTATCGGATCCAGGTGCAGGAAGGGGATACGGTCGTGCTGCACATCACCAACGCGGAGCAGCAGCGCGACGAGATCCACGGCTTCGCGGTGGTGGGCCACAATCGCAACGTGATCGTCGATCCTGGGGAGACGAAGACGGTGAGGTTCATCGCCGACAAGCCGGGGGTCTATCCCTACTACTGCACGAACTTCTGCTCTGCGCTCCACCAGGAGATGCAGGGATACATCGAGGTGGTGCCCCGGGGCCAACCGCTGGCGATGTACCGCAACGGCCAGGGTGAGATGATCTGGGAGCGGCGCGACCCGGCACTGGCAATGGGTAGCCACGCCGGCCACTGA
- a CDS encoding ATP-binding protein, protein MAHSPLRILLVEDNPGDARLLREHLREAGSLQFELTHVERLAEAREKVRTEKIDVVLLDLSLPDAHGLETVRSMLEAAPEAPIIVLTGLDDDATAVQAVQAGAQDFLVKGKVDGGLLVRAVRYARERKRLELERAQLLASERAARTEAEAAVRGRDEILRVVAHDLGNSLSAVMVTARVLERIVPEELSGGKAHRKVANIIALVEQMQRLRQDLMDVAMLEAGQLSIERGPLGAATLIEQTVERYGPVAEEKSITFEVQVEPDLPLLLADESRLLQVLANLVTNALKFTPPGGRIEIGARGQGEEVLFHVRDNGIGIPAENLDRLFDRFWTTKQGNPHGAGLGLAIARGIVEAHGGRIWAESVEGEGSGLFFTVPLEVEGGKGVRS, encoded by the coding sequence ATGGCTCACTCCCCCCTGCGAATTCTCCTGGTCGAGGACAATCCCGGGGACGCCCGCCTGCTGCGCGAGCACCTGCGCGAAGCGGGCTCGCTTCAGTTCGAGCTCACGCACGTGGAGCGACTCGCGGAGGCGCGCGAGAAGGTGCGGACCGAAAAGATCGACGTGGTCCTGCTCGACCTCTCCCTTCCCGACGCGCACGGACTCGAGACCGTTCGTTCGATGCTGGAGGCGGCCCCGGAAGCGCCGATCATCGTCCTGACCGGGTTGGACGACGACGCCACCGCCGTCCAGGCGGTGCAGGCAGGGGCGCAGGACTTCCTGGTGAAGGGGAAGGTTGATGGAGGGCTGCTGGTGCGTGCAGTGCGCTACGCACGAGAGCGAAAGCGACTCGAGCTGGAGCGGGCGCAGCTACTGGCCAGTGAAAGGGCGGCCCGGACGGAAGCGGAGGCGGCGGTGCGCGGCCGCGACGAGATTCTGAGGGTGGTGGCCCACGACCTGGGGAATTCGCTGAGCGCCGTGATGGTTACCGCGCGGGTGCTGGAGCGGATCGTCCCGGAGGAGCTCTCCGGGGGTAAGGCGCACCGGAAGGTCGCGAACATCATCGCCCTTGTGGAGCAGATGCAGCGGCTCCGCCAGGATCTGATGGACGTTGCCATGCTGGAGGCAGGGCAGCTATCGATCGAACGAGGCCCGCTCGGTGCCGCCACGCTGATCGAGCAGACCGTGGAGCGCTACGGCCCCGTGGCGGAGGAGAAGTCGATCACCTTCGAGGTGCAGGTGGAGCCGGACCTGCCGCTCCTGCTCGCGGACGAGTCGCGCCTGCTCCAGGTGCTCGCAAACCTGGTCACCAATGCCCTCAAGTTCACGCCGCCCGGCGGGCGCATCGAGATCGGCGCCCGAGGTCAGGGCGAGGAGGTCCTTTTCCACGTGCGCGACAACGGCATCGGTATCCCGGCCGAGAACCTCGACCGGCTGTTCGACCGCTTCTGGACCACCAAGCAAGGCAACCCGCACGGCGCCGGGCTCGGCCTCGCCATTGCACGGGGAATCGTCGAAGCTCACGGCGGACGTATCTGGGCGGAGAGTGTGGAGGGAGAAGGGAGCGGGTTGTTTTTTACGGTGCCGCTGGAAGTGGAGGGAGGGAAGGGAGTTAGGAGTTAG
- a CDS encoding plastocyanin/azurin family copper-binding protein: MRIPHLFSLALVSLTLGLAACGSQEAKASGESSAASEAPAAAPATGNMVEVKMVTDGAGNYFDPAAITVKRGDVLRFVLVSGVHNVSFPADKNPGAASLPEASPFLQLPGQTHEITVDFPAGEYEFQCDPHAVLGMVGTLTVE, encoded by the coding sequence ATGCGAATTCCCCATCTGTTCTCGCTGGCACTCGTGAGCCTGACCCTCGGTCTCGCCGCGTGCGGCTCACAGGAGGCGAAGGCCTCCGGTGAATCGTCGGCAGCGAGCGAGGCTCCGGCCGCCGCGCCCGCCACCGGCAACATGGTGGAAGTGAAGATGGTTACGGACGGGGCCGGCAACTACTTCGATCCGGCCGCCATTACGGTGAAGCGCGGCGACGTATTGCGCTTCGTGCTCGTCAGCGGCGTCCACAACGTCTCCTTCCCGGCGGACAAGAATCCAGGCGCCGCTTCGCTCCCCGAGGCGTCGCCGTTTCTGCAGCTCCCCGGACAGACCCACGAGATAACGGTGGACTTCCCCGCGGGCGAGTACGAGTTCCAGTGCGATCCGCACGCCGTGCTCGGCATGGTCGGCACCCTGACCGTCGAGTAG